From the Desulfobacterales bacterium genome, the window AGTAGTTGCAGTACCTGCAACATTTGCAAAGTTTACTGTAAAATCTCCCATTGTAAAAGTATTAGTTCCACCAGATACCATGTCCCGGATTTGATTACGTTGAGCATTCGTAGTTGGAGGAGTTCCGCTTTGAAGCAAAAACTTTCCATAAGCCAAGGAAAGATTCCCTTTAACCTCTCCAATAGCAGCAGCAACAGCATTTTTACGAGCATCTGTTGTAAGATCCATATATTTAGGAACAGCTACAGCAGCTAAGATACCTAATAATATAAGGACGGCTATAACTTCAATTAAAGTAAAACCTTTTTGATTGTTAAACACTTTTTGTTTTTTCATTTTTTTATTTCCCCCTTTTTCATTTGTTAATATTGTTACGTTATGTAAACATCAATACATTATGCAAAAAAAATACCACCTCCATTATTTAAAAAATTTTACTAAGATAATATCAAAGATACCTATGAAAGCCAAATAAAAACTACAAAAAATGTAGATAGTAAAAATAAAAATCTACAATTTTCGAAGATAATAATTATTAAATTTGAGGTTGATCTTTAAATATTTGTTCATTTTTTATTTTTTCTTGTGGCAATGGTGGAGAATTTTCTTCAATGCTTTTATGCTTCAATATATCATAATAGATCATAATTTGTTTTATATATTTTACTGGTTCTGAACCTCGACAATAGCCATATCGAGCATTTAAATAGTATTCTTTTTTTTCAAGCAAGGGAAGTGTTTTTGAGATAGATGACCATTTATTAGGGTTAAGTCCCATTTTTCGAGCTATATTTCTTGCATCAATTATATGACCTTGTCCGACATTATAAGCGGCTAATGCTATAAAAAGTCTATCATCTTCCTGAGATTTATCATATATATCGTACATTTTTTTTAAAAGCTTTACCCCAGCTTCGATATTTTCTTCTGGATTTAAGATATTTTTTACTCCAAGGCTTTCAGCGGTGCTTCTGGTTATCTGCATAAGTCCATATGCTCCTGCATGGCTTTGGGCATTTGGTTCAAAGTGGGATTCTTGATAGACTTGAGCGGCTATTAATCTCCAATCAAACTCATATTTTTCCGCCATTTCTTTTATAGTAGCTTTATATGAAGGAAATCTAGTTTTAATACGCTCATGGTAAACAGATAAATCAAAGAGATCGAAATGTTCATCATAGTTATAATATCGATTATATATTTCTTCAAATATGTTATTTTCTTTTATAGTTCTAAAAAAAAAGTTTATGCACTCCCTAAGCTTTCTAGCATCTCTGTTTACCGCCCATGCTAAAAATTCTTTATCATTTATAGGAAGTCCGAGAACTATATTTGGGTAATGTTTAATATTCAGAAGAGCTATATTGCTGTCAGCAATAGTAAAGGGGATTTGTTTATCTGATACCTGTCTTATAAGCTCTTCTGTTGGGACTCCATCAAAAATTTTAACATCTATTTTTAATCCAAGCTCATCAATAGCTTTAAGCCTTTCAGAAGAAAAAGTTTCTCCACTTACATGAATTAATTTTCCATCTAAATCTTCTAATTTATTTACTTGAGCCCCATAACGGGAGGTTACTATTCTTGGCTGAATAGTCATATAACCATCTGAAAAACTTACATTGATTATTCTTCTCGGAGTAATGGTTATACTTGCACCAATAAAATTACCTGAATTTTCTTTTAAAAGAGATACCATATCCTCCCATGTGTCAGCTAATTTTACATTGAGTTTTACTCCAATATATTTTGCAAATTCTTTAGCTAAATCATACTCAAAACCCATTGCTTGCTCTCTGTAGATATAATAACAATGGGCATTATTTCTTGTAATTAACGTTATTTCACCTACTTTAAGTATGTCATCAAGAGTAGTTATTTCTGAAGGTATTATTTTATTTTTATATAAATAAAATAATTTAATTGAAAAAAATATTATTAGAACTAAAAAAGGTATAAAAACAGCTGGTTTTTTTATTAAATTGTTTATTTTATTAGCAAGATACAATAGTTTTCCCCCTAGCTTCTTTGCTTAAATCCTTTAAAAAATTTTTAAATTTTGCTATTAATGCTTAATTATAATAGAAGCTTTAAAATAAATCAAATCAGATTTTTTTTACTAATTAACCTCCATAAAACATTATAAAAATTATGAGCTTTAATATTAAAAGAAAAAAAACAAGGCAAATTCAAGTAGGTAAAGTAAAAATTGGAGGAAACTCTGATATATCAATCCAATCAATGACAAATACTTATACTCAAGATGTAAAATCAACTGTTGATCAAATAAAAAGGCTTGAAAAAGCGGGATGCGAAATCATAAGAGTTGCTGTGCCTGATATGGAATCAACAAAATCAATATCTTCCATAAAAAAAGAAATTTCTATCCCTATTATAGCGGATATTCATTTTGATTTTCGTCTTGCGATTGCGTCAGCTAAATCAGGTGCTGATGGACTTAGGATTAATCCAGGAAATATTGGTTCAAAAGATAAAATAAAATCAGTTGTTTCCTGTGCTAAAGATTACAATATTCCTATTAGAGTAGGCGTAAATTCGGGTTCTATTGAAAAGGATATTTTAAAAAAATATAAGGGAGCGACCCCTGAAGCAATGGTTGAAAGCGCCTTAAGAAATGTTGAATTACTAACATCTGTTGGTTTTGATAATTTAAAAATTTCATTAAAAGCTTCAGATGTTTCAAGAACAATTGAAGCTTATAGGCAGCTTTCGCTGAAAGCAGATTTTCCTCTCCATGTAGGAGTAACAGAAGCTGGCTCCCTTTTTCCTGGTATTGTAAAGTCTTCTCTTGGAATAGGAACTTTACTGTTAGAAGGCATCGGAGACACTATCAGGGTTTCTCTTACTCGAGACCCGATAGAAGAAGTAAGAGTAGGATATGAGATTTTAAAGGCTCTCAACATAAGAAACCGAGGAGTAGAAATAATTTCTTGTCCTACATGCGGAAGATGTAAAATTAATCTTTTTGAAATTGTTGAACAAGTAGAAAATGCTCTAATGTTTAAATCAATTCCAATTAAAGTAGCTATAATGGGATGTGTAGTAAATGGCCCGGGTGAAGCAAAAGAGGCAGATATCGGAATAGCTGGAGGTGATGGAATTGGTATCCTTTTTAAAAAAGGCAAGATTATAAAAAAAGTCCCTCAAATTGAGCTTATTAAAGTTTTATTAACGGAGATTGATATTTTAGAGACTGAGCTGAAGTAATTATTCGTATAAATTATAACTAAGTTAAAAAAATAATAAAAAGAGGCGTTTATGGAAAAAAAAGGTAAAAATGCAATTAATCCAACAAGAGAAGAGGATTATTCTGAATGGTATCAAGAAGTTGTTAAAGCATCAGATATGGCTGAAAAATCTCCAGTTAGAGGCTGCATGGTAATAAAGCCTTGGGGATATGCTTTATGGGAAAATTTAGTAAAAATACTCGATGGCATGTTTAAAGATAAAGGAGTTAAAAATGCTTATTTCCCTTTGTTTATACCTTTAAGTTTTCTCGAAAAAGAGGCTGAGCATGTTGAAGGTTTTGCAAAGGAATGCGCCGTTGTAACTCACCATAGACTTGAAAGCTCCCCAAATGGTGGGCTTGTTCCGGCAGGCCCTCTTACTGAACCTCTTATAGTTCGGCCTACATCAGAAACCATTATAGGCGAATCATTTGCTCGATGGATAAGCAGTTATAGAGATCTTCCAATATTAATTAATCAATGGGCTAATGTTGTAAGATGGGAAATGCGTACAAGAATATTTTTACGCACAAGTGAATTTTTATGGCAAGAAGGTCATACTGCTCATGCTACTAAAGAAGAAGCAATAGAACGAACCAAAATGATGCTTGATGTTTACGCAAAAGTTGCAGAAGATTATATGGCTATGCCTGTTATTAAAGGTATAAAAACTCCTTCTGAAAGATTTCCAGGAGCGATTGATACAATGTGCATTGAATCTATGATGCAGGATAAAAAAGCTCTCCAGTCAGGAACTTCTCATTTTTTAGGCCAAAACTTTGCTATAAGTTCAGGAATTAAATTTCAAAACGCAGAAGAACAAGAAGAATATGCTTGGACAACTTCATGGGGAGTTTCAACTCGTCTTCTCGGAGGTCTTATAATGACCCATGGAGATGATGATGGCATTATTATTCCTCCTAAACTTGCATCTTCTCAAATTGTTATAATACCAATCTTTAAAAAAGAATCAGATAAAGAACTAATAAATAATTATGTTTCTAATTTAGTTTCAGATTTAAAAAAAGTTGATTACCATGGGCAAAAACTTGGAATTGAAATTGATAATAGAAACATTGGTGGATCAAGGGGATGGGAATGGATCAAAAAAGGAACACCCCTTAGAATTGAGATAGGTCCACGAGATATAGCTGAAAATTCAGTATTTGTCGGAAAAAGAAATCTTCCCCCGAATAAGAAAGAATCTATAAAAAGAGATTATTTTGTTAATAATATAACAATGATTTTAGATGAAATTCAAAAATCATTGTTTGACAGAGCTTTATCTTTTAGAAATGATAATACCCATAAAATAGAAGATAAAAAACAATTCTATAATTTTTTTACTCCTAAAAATTCCGAAAAGCCTGAAATTCATGGCGGCTTTGCTTTTTCACATTGGTGTGGCCAAAATGAATGTGAACAAAAAATAAAAGAGGATTTAAGTGTTACTATACGTTGCATACTGTTAAATTCTGAAGAGGAAGAAGGGAAATGCATCTTTTGTGGAGGTCCTAGCAAAAAAAGAGTTATATTTGCAAAAGCATATTAATTCAAAATTATGCTTTAATTTTAATAAATTTGAAAATTTCTTAGTTTTAAGATTGCCATGATTCAATTAAATGATATTATTCAAAAAATTCTTATCTATTACATTGAAGCGGATATAAAGCTTATTGAAAAAGCATATAATTTTGCTGCGAAGCTTTATGAAGGAAAGGTAACGGATTATAATACCCCTTACCTTTCTCATAACCTTGAAGTTGCGATGATCCTTTCCGATATGAAACTTGATCCAACAAGTATAGCATCCGGAATTCTTCACGATATTTTAGAAAATTCAAATACTACCGAGCAGGAATTGTTTGAAATATTTGGAGACAGTGTAGGTAAAATTGTAGTTTGTTTTACCAAGATATCCCAGCTTAATTTCCAAAATACCCCTGATAGTCAAGCTGAAAGCATAAAAAGAATGATATTTGCGATAGCTAATGATATACGAGTTATACTAATTATTCTTGCTGATCAGTTGCATAGTATGAGAATACTTCATTATAATAATAACTCTGATGAAAGGAAAAAAATAGCCAACCAAACGCTTGATATTTATGCTCCTATTTCGGCGAGGCTCGGAATATATTGGATAAAACAAGAATTAGAAGATTTATCATTTATGCATGCGCGCCCCTCTGAATATAAGCAAATTGAAGCTCTAATTGATAAAGATAAAGTCGAAAGAGATAAATATGTCCAATTAGTTATGGGGATATTAAAAAAGAAAATGGATGAAGTTGGTATAGTATGTAAAGTTTCAGGAAGGTATAAGCAATATTACAGTATTTACAATAAAATGAAAAAACAGGCACTAAAATTCGAAGAAGTTTTTGATATTATTGCATTCAGAATAATAGTAGATAATGTGCAACAGTGCTACGAAGTTTTAGGCCATCTCCATTCCATATGGAAGTATATTCCAAAAAAGTTAAAAGATTACATAAGCTTTCCAAAGTCCAATATGTATCAATCAATTCATACTACTGTTATAGGTCCTTTAGGCCAGAGGGTTGAAATACAAATAAGAACATCTGATATGGATAGAATAGCCGAATCAGGTATTGCAGCCCACTGGAGTTACAAAGAAGGGAAATTAGCCGATGAAAAAATGAATAGAATTTTGGAATGGATTAATAATCTTGTTGAAAATAATGAAGGAATCAAAGATTCTACTGAATTTTTAGAAAATGTTCGTATCAACCTTTATCCTGATGAAGTTTATGTTTTTACGCCTAAAGGAGAAATAAAATCTCTTCCTATTGGCGCAACTCCTATTGATTTTGCCTATATGGTTCATTCTGAAGTTGGAGATCAATGTATTGGTGCAAAAGTTAATGGAAAAATGGTGCCTCTAAAATACATGCTAAAAGTTGGAGACTCAATTGAAATTATCACATCAAAAAAGCATCATCCGAGCAAAGACTGGTTAAAATTTGTAAGAACTACTAAAGCAAAAACTAAGATAAGGCAATGGATAAAAAATAAAGAAAAAGAAAGGAGTTTAATTCTTGGTAAGGAAATGTGTGAAAAAATTTTTCACAAACATAACTTGAATTATCCCGAATTTATAAAATCTGATAAATTAAATGATGTATTATCTGCATTTACATTAAAAACTATTGATGACCTCCTTGAAAATGTTGGTTATGGCAAAATTACGCCTTTACAGATTATTCAAAAAATAAACCCAAAAGCAGATAAATCTGAACTATCAATATTTGATAGGGTAATAAGAAAAGTTCTTCCAAAGAAAAAGTCTTCTGGTATTTTTGTATTAGGTTCAGATGATTTATTAGTAAGATTTGGAAAATGTTGCCGTCCTGTGCCAGGAGATCCTATTATAGGTTATATCACAGTTGGTTATGGAATAACCGTGCATCATTCCCATTGTAAAAATGCTTTAACAATGAATCCTGATAGGCAGATAGAAGTTAAATGGGCTCCTGAGTCTAAAGAAACTTATCCTGCAAAAATTTTAGTTAAAGCTCATGATAGATTTGGTCTACTTTCTGAAATTGCTACTTCAATAACTAAAAACAACGCTAACATCACAAAAGCGCAAACTAACACGGATATCAATAAAATTGTAACCTGTGTCTTTAATTTAGAAGTTAAAGACACAGATCATCTTTTAAGCATAATATCAAATATTAAAAAAATAAAACTAGTTCAAGAAGCTAAAAGGATAGAAAATTAGTTATGGCTTCGGCTTTAATATTTTTCCTGATTTAATGCATTTTGTACATATTAGCATTCTCTTTGCATTTCCATTATGTAATACTCTTATTTTTTGAAGATTAGGATAAAATCTTCTCTTAGTAACATTGTGAGCATGGCTTATATTGCTTCCAACCATCGATCCCTTGCCACATATTTCGCATTGTCTCGGCATAGTATCAACTCCTTTCTTTTTTATAAAAAATATTTTTATAGTTTAAAATTTTAAAGTGGCGTACTCTATATTATTTTATCAAATGTGTAAAGAATTTTTATGGAATTATAATTTATAACTATACAGAATAACGTCATTAAAAAAAATTTTGAGCCATTAATTAATAATCTGAATAAGCTTTTTCTTCGATTATTTCAGAACCAAGTAAGTTATTTATTTTTCTTTTTATTTCTGCTCGCTTATCATTTGTAATATATACCGACCTTGCAAGGGATATAAACTTTTCTCCAAAATTTTTTTCTCTTTCACAATCCCTTATATTATCTTCAATATCCCATAATAATCTATTAATACATTTTAGGTCTTCATAAATTATTGAAAGTTCATTTGATTCTGGAATATACTTTTTTTTTGTTTCTATAATAATATTAAGTTCTGTTTGGATATTCTTTAATTTTGCACTGTCAGTTATTTTTTCTTTTTTAATTTCTAAAATAGTTATTTTATCCAAAAGTTCAGCTGGAGCTATATCTACCTTGATTTTCATAATTAGTCCATAAACTTCATAATTTTTATATTTTTTCAATTCAAGCATAATACATATGCGCTAACGAACTAATAAATTAAAAGACATAGTTGCTTGATTTCGTAAAATTTTTAAATATTGCAAATGATTAAGGTTTGCTGTCAATTTCGATTCTTTTTCTTTGTCCATATAAAACATGCCAATTACTGTGTCTTTTACGGAAATAGGATAAACTGCAAAGGCATTCGTTTCTGGAGGCATTATACTTCTATACCAGTAAGGCACAAGGGAACTCACTCTTACATCATTAATATTATGTATAATAGCGTCTTTATTTTCATATATGCATTGATTAAATATATCGTTTGAATCTCTTATTCGGAATTTAAATTTTTCTATTACACTTTCGACATCTCTTCCTAATCCATATCGAGCAGTCATTCTTCCATTTTTAACATCCTTAAAACAAAGTAAAACCCTCGTGAAATCAAATCCTCTATACATGATTTCAAGGATTACAAGAAGAATATCGTTTATTTCATATTTATCCATTAATAAGTTTGAAATATTTTCAATACCTTCAACTATAACACTTTTGTCTTCAGGCTCTTCTTCAGAGGAAGGCTCTTTATATTCTTTAATATCAATCCCGCAATTTTTAGCGATTCGCGTTAAAAGCCTGCTTCTGCTAATATCAATTTTCAATACCTTTGAATTTTTATTAACTTTTTCAAAAGTTGAATTTAATATTTTTGAAATTTCCTCATCATTTTTTATCAATTCAGAGTCTTTATATTTAGATAAAAATTCATTTATATCCTTACCAGTTAAGGGATCTTCTTTTTCTGCTACTATTTCACAAAGCTCATTAGAAAAAGTTGATATATTCCTTAACATGCCAAGTTTAGTCTTTTTTTCCTCAGGAGAAATCTCCTTCATGCTTTTAACTATTTCATCGGGCATATTCCATGCTCGACCAACGCCCATGCCTATATCTGAATAGGAAATTCCTAAAATTTCCTTTGATGCTTTTTCTTTATCAATTTTTTTTGACTCAATAATCTTATTGATTTCCATAAATTCATCAGGAAAATTATGAATAACAAGAAGAATACCAAGATTATGCATCATTGAGCATATAAAAACTTCTTCAGTTTCTTTAAATCCTTTTTTTGCGGCAATTTCTTTAGCGATAAGGCCGCTTACAAAGGAGCTTACTGTAGCGTCTTTAAGATCCCTTGTATTAGAATTATTTTGCATATGATCAAACATTTTAAGACTTGACATAGCGAGTTTTATCTGATCACAGCCAAGCATAATAACAGCCCTTGAAACAGTTCTAACTTTTTCCTGAAAATGGCCATAAAAAGATGAGTTTACAAGCTTTAAAAGCTTATTGGTAAGAGCAAAATCATTTAAAATTTTATTTGCGATTTCGGATGAAGACGTATTATCCGATTTAATTACCTTATCAACTTCAATAGTATTTTTTAAAAAAGCTGGAAAATCATTTTTACCTTCCATTCTTTTTAGTATAGTGTTGATTATATCTTTTGGATCATGAATAGGAGACGCAAATTTAGCACTCTTCACTTCCTTTAAAATCTCTGGAATTTTAATTTCTACTTTTCCAATAGGTTTAAGGTCTTCTTTAGGCGTTAGCTCTTCTTGAGGCACTATAGCTTTGACTTCTTCTTTTATAAATGGTTTTGACTCTTTTGGGGGTTCGGAAACTTTTGGAACCTCAATAAATTCTTTTTTGTCTTCTTGAGGTGCTATCAGTTTAATTTCTTCTATTTTTTCATCGTCTGAGCCAATAATTGTTTTGTCAAAATCATCATCTTTAGAAGAGTTGCTTAGAGCAGTTGGAATATTAAAATTAGCATCCGGTAAACCAACTAATTGAGACTGTGATAAAAATGAATCTGAAATTCTGAGTTCTAATAATTTTTCTTTAATAAAATCCGTTGATTCAGGCCTATTATTCGGCTCAGGTTCAAGACAAGACATTATTAAATTCGATAATTCACTTGAAAATTCAGGTATTAATTCAGAAGGGGATTTAAATCTTCCCATAGGTCTTGCACCAGTACAAAGCTCATACATTAAAACCCCAATGGAATAAATATCACTTTTAAAAGTAATGCTTCCAGAAGAAATTTGCTGCTCAGGGGACATATACTGAAGAGTTCCCATTACAATATTAGCTTGAGTAACTTGAAGCTTTCCGTAGTCATCTCCATAAAACTGGGCAATTCCAAAATCAAGCAATCTTGCATTGCCGCTTCCGTCTATTAATATGTTCGATGGCTTAATATCCCTATGTATAACGCCATTTTTATGGGCGTAAGCTAAAGCTTCACATACTTGGGCAAGGAGATTTATTTTCTGCTTAAAATTTAAACTGCCTGTTTGTATAGCTATTGATAAATCTGTTCCTTGAACATATTCCATAATAAAATAGGGCATTCCATTAGATGCAATTCCCCTGTCAATAATATGTATAATATAGGGATTTGCAAGCCGTGCAATTATAAGGGATTCCCTTTCAAATCTTGCTATAATTTCTGAATTATCAGAAGATATGGCATTTAAAAACTTGATCGCAACAGGACGGCTTAAAGATAATTGCATACCTTTATAAACAACCGCCATTCCCCCCTTGCCTATTTCATCTAAAAGTTCATAGCCGGGTATTAAATTATTTTGCAGTTTTGAACTTGCTGTTTTTTTTGATTGAGTTCCCATAATTAAAATAAAAAATTGATTTCAATCTTATTCAAGGATATAATGTTTGTCTTTTAAATAAAAAGAAATCTATCGCAAAAACTTTGTTATCAGTCAAGCACTAAAATTATTAATTCAAAGTAGTATAAGGTATAAAAAATGAAATTCACAATAAAAAAAAAAGAAATTGTTGAAGTTTTAGGAAAACTTCAAGGTATAACAGGAAAAAAAA encodes:
- a CDS encoding prepilin-type N-terminal cleavage/methylation domain-containing protein, translating into MKKQKVFNNQKGFTLIEVIAVLILLGILAAVAVPKYMDLTTDARKNAVAAAIGEVKGNLSLAYGKFLLQSGTPPTTNAQRNQIRDMVSGGTNTFTMGDFTVNFANVAGTATTQPGIRIQIYQMRTYVFTAAERTAMQETWYFPTTV
- the mltF gene encoding membrane-bound lytic murein transglycosylase MltF: MYLANKINNLIKKPAVFIPFLVLIIFFSIKLFYLYKNKIIPSEITTLDDILKVGEITLITRNNAHCYYIYREQAMGFEYDLAKEFAKYIGVKLNVKLADTWEDMVSLLKENSGNFIGASITITPRRIINVSFSDGYMTIQPRIVTSRYGAQVNKLEDLDGKLIHVSGETFSSERLKAIDELGLKIDVKIFDGVPTEELIRQVSDKQIPFTIADSNIALLNIKHYPNIVLGLPINDKEFLAWAVNRDARKLRECINFFFRTIKENNIFEEIYNRYYNYDEHFDLFDLSVYHERIKTRFPSYKATIKEMAEKYEFDWRLIAAQVYQESHFEPNAQSHAGAYGLMQITRSTAESLGVKNILNPEENIEAGVKLLKKMYDIYDKSQEDDRLFIALAAYNVGQGHIIDARNIARKMGLNPNKWSSISKTLPLLEKKEYYLNARYGYCRGSEPVKYIKQIMIYYDILKHKSIEENSPPLPQEKIKNEQIFKDQPQI
- the ispG gene encoding flavodoxin-dependent (E)-4-hydroxy-3-methylbut-2-enyl-diphosphate synthase translates to MSFNIKRKKTRQIQVGKVKIGGNSDISIQSMTNTYTQDVKSTVDQIKRLEKAGCEIIRVAVPDMESTKSISSIKKEISIPIIADIHFDFRLAIASAKSGADGLRINPGNIGSKDKIKSVVSCAKDYNIPIRVGVNSGSIEKDILKKYKGATPEAMVESALRNVELLTSVGFDNLKISLKASDVSRTIEAYRQLSLKADFPLHVGVTEAGSLFPGIVKSSLGIGTLLLEGIGDTIRVSLTRDPIEEVRVGYEILKALNIRNRGVEIISCPTCGRCKINLFEIVEQVENALMFKSIPIKVAIMGCVVNGPGEAKEADIGIAGGDGIGILFKKGKIIKKVPQIELIKVLLTEIDILETELK
- a CDS encoding proline--tRNA ligase, which encodes MEKKGKNAINPTREEDYSEWYQEVVKASDMAEKSPVRGCMVIKPWGYALWENLVKILDGMFKDKGVKNAYFPLFIPLSFLEKEAEHVEGFAKECAVVTHHRLESSPNGGLVPAGPLTEPLIVRPTSETIIGESFARWISSYRDLPILINQWANVVRWEMRTRIFLRTSEFLWQEGHTAHATKEEAIERTKMMLDVYAKVAEDYMAMPVIKGIKTPSERFPGAIDTMCIESMMQDKKALQSGTSHFLGQNFAISSGIKFQNAEEQEEYAWTTSWGVSTRLLGGLIMTHGDDDGIIIPPKLASSQIVIIPIFKKESDKELINNYVSNLVSDLKKVDYHGQKLGIEIDNRNIGGSRGWEWIKKGTPLRIEIGPRDIAENSVFVGKRNLPPNKKESIKRDYFVNNITMILDEIQKSLFDRALSFRNDNTHKIEDKKQFYNFFTPKNSEKPEIHGGFAFSHWCGQNECEQKIKEDLSVTIRCILLNSEEEEGKCIFCGGPSKKRVIFAKAY
- a CDS encoding bifunctional (p)ppGpp synthetase/guanosine-3',5'-bis(diphosphate) 3'-pyrophosphohydrolase, whose amino-acid sequence is MIQLNDIIQKILIYYIEADIKLIEKAYNFAAKLYEGKVTDYNTPYLSHNLEVAMILSDMKLDPTSIASGILHDILENSNTTEQELFEIFGDSVGKIVVCFTKISQLNFQNTPDSQAESIKRMIFAIANDIRVILIILADQLHSMRILHYNNNSDERKKIANQTLDIYAPISARLGIYWIKQELEDLSFMHARPSEYKQIEALIDKDKVERDKYVQLVMGILKKKMDEVGIVCKVSGRYKQYYSIYNKMKKQALKFEEVFDIIAFRIIVDNVQQCYEVLGHLHSIWKYIPKKLKDYISFPKSNMYQSIHTTVIGPLGQRVEIQIRTSDMDRIAESGIAAHWSYKEGKLADEKMNRILEWINNLVENNEGIKDSTEFLENVRINLYPDEVYVFTPKGEIKSLPIGATPIDFAYMVHSEVGDQCIGAKVNGKMVPLKYMLKVGDSIEIITSKKHHPSKDWLKFVRTTKAKTKIRQWIKNKEKERSLILGKEMCEKIFHKHNLNYPEFIKSDKLNDVLSAFTLKTIDDLLENVGYGKITPLQIIQKINPKADKSELSIFDRVIRKVLPKKKSSGIFVLGSDDLLVRFGKCCRPVPGDPIIGYITVGYGITVHHSHCKNALTMNPDRQIEVKWAPESKETYPAKILVKAHDRFGLLSEIATSITKNNANITKAQTNTDINKIVTCVFNLEVKDTDHLLSIISNIKKIKLVQEAKRIEN
- a CDS encoding 50S ribosomal protein L28, translated to MPRQCEICGKGSMVGSNISHAHNVTKRRFYPNLQKIRVLHNGNAKRMLICTKCIKSGKILKPKP
- a CDS encoding HDOD domain-containing protein, with the protein product MGTQSKKTASSKLQNNLIPGYELLDEIGKGGMAVVYKGMQLSLSRPVAIKFLNAISSDNSEIIARFERESLIIARLANPYIIHIIDRGIASNGMPYFIMEYVQGTDLSIAIQTGSLNFKQKINLLAQVCEALAYAHKNGVIHRDIKPSNILIDGSGNARLLDFGIAQFYGDDYGKLQVTQANIVMGTLQYMSPEQQISSGSITFKSDIYSIGVLMYELCTGARPMGRFKSPSELIPEFSSELSNLIMSCLEPEPNNRPESTDFIKEKLLELRISDSFLSQSQLVGLPDANFNIPTALSNSSKDDDFDKTIIGSDDEKIEEIKLIAPQEDKKEFIEVPKVSEPPKESKPFIKEEVKAIVPQEELTPKEDLKPIGKVEIKIPEILKEVKSAKFASPIHDPKDIINTILKRMEGKNDFPAFLKNTIEVDKVIKSDNTSSSEIANKILNDFALTNKLLKLVNSSFYGHFQEKVRTVSRAVIMLGCDQIKLAMSSLKMFDHMQNNSNTRDLKDATVSSFVSGLIAKEIAAKKGFKETEEVFICSMMHNLGILLVIHNFPDEFMEINKIIESKKIDKEKASKEILGISYSDIGMGVGRAWNMPDEIVKSMKEISPEEKKTKLGMLRNISTFSNELCEIVAEKEDPLTGKDINEFLSKYKDSELIKNDEEISKILNSTFEKVNKNSKVLKIDISRSRLLTRIAKNCGIDIKEYKEPSSEEEPEDKSVIVEGIENISNLLMDKYEINDILLVILEIMYRGFDFTRVLLCFKDVKNGRMTARYGLGRDVESVIEKFKFRIRDSNDIFNQCIYENKDAIIHNINDVRVSSLVPYWYRSIMPPETNAFAVYPISVKDTVIGMFYMDKEKESKLTANLNHLQYLKILRNQATMSFNLLVR